In Zingiber officinale cultivar Zhangliang chromosome 8B, Zo_v1.1, whole genome shotgun sequence, a single genomic region encodes these proteins:
- the LOC122014202 gene encoding photosynthetic NDH subunit of lumenal location 3, chloroplastic-like yields MEGMCVQGKKGCVHRIRKCVVELLLMAEEDQELAADDEEGWEVMGSDLCLKATFLYCDLNQLIAAAGAREEPRKLQALADVANKLFAYVEQLEQAVKRRSMASTQDCYKETVHVLQQLMAALMPMH; encoded by the exons ATGGAAGGAATGTGCGTGCAGGGGAAGAAGGGGTGCGTGCACCGGATCCGAAAGTGCGTGGTGGAGCTGCTGTTGATGGCGGAGGAGGATCAGGAGCTGGCCGCGGACGACGAGGAGGGGTGGGAGGTGATGGGAAGCGACCTCTGCCTGAAGGCCACCTTCTTGTACTGCGATCTGAACCAGCTGATCGCCGCCGCCGGCGCCAGGGAGGAGCCAAGGAAGCTTCAGGCCCTCGCCGACGTCGCCAACAAACTCTTCGCCTACGTCGAACAG CTGGAGCAGGCGGTGAAGAGGCGAAGCATGGCGTCGACGCAGGACTGCTACAAGGAAACGGTCCATGTGTTGCAGCAACTCATGGCTGCGCTAATGCCCATGCACTGA